From bacterium, one genomic window encodes:
- a CDS encoding ATP-binding protein: MWGEVDPRCQMWLEALTASTVALESCPFEAQELAKALKPLAENSKGSAALMLMRFLQDKAAYLEVVARYPEEDLLVSGSPWPQEMVDVSHLPAYWLENLKAGRPVLEKNPQTPVLGQWQNLLIFPLCLEKELSALLCLGNYQEAREGLVFEGLKTASGIFTLWLGWLNEKRRLEDFIQFMPNPTFVMHRRGHITAWNRATEEMTGWEASRVLNKGDYEHAIPYYGIRRPILCNLILEPDPYWESTYPEFHRVGNDLYTLSFCPALPEGGAYLTTKTSKVFDVTGRLWGSIHTVRDVTRERQIERSLHRSESMYRAITDFAGIGMMLLQRDRVTYCNEQMSNFLGSAQGFSSLEELLGRVHQEQREAIKLAMERLLEGKQDSFRLEIKLQREGQTRHCQCFAQVVEYEEQPTVCFIMEDVTEQKELAHKARLNELRMYHEDRLTALGVMAAGIAHELNQPLNTIRVITDGLLFGRDQGWSLEQEELYENLEMVSRQVVRMSEVIRNIRDFAREDRFQTEDEVNPNQAVQGVFSMIGRQLEAHGIKVQKLLDSSLPTVRGRLSRLEQVVMNMIVNARQALDDCGKEDKELRVQTFSSNGCICIQVADNATGVDPGIMSKIFDPFFTTKEVGKGTGLGLTISQSIVAEMGGTMEVFNNEQGGATFVVKLPLKGERC; the protein is encoded by the coding sequence ATGTGGGGCGAGGTGGATCCCCGATGCCAAATGTGGCTTGAGGCTTTGACAGCTTCCACGGTAGCTTTGGAAAGTTGTCCCTTTGAGGCTCAGGAACTGGCCAAGGCCTTGAAACCTCTGGCAGAGAACTCCAAAGGTTCTGCAGCCTTGATGCTCATGAGATTTCTGCAAGACAAGGCTGCTTACCTGGAGGTCGTGGCCAGGTATCCAGAAGAAGATCTCTTGGTGTCAGGAAGCCCCTGGCCCCAAGAAATGGTGGATGTTTCCCATCTTCCTGCATACTGGCTTGAAAACCTAAAGGCAGGAAGGCCTGTCTTGGAGAAGAATCCCCAAACCCCAGTACTGGGGCAGTGGCAAAACCTCCTCATATTTCCCTTGTGCCTGGAAAAAGAGCTATCGGCTCTGCTTTGCCTGGGGAACTACCAGGAGGCCAGGGAAGGCCTGGTATTTGAAGGGTTGAAGACTGCTTCGGGGATTTTTACTCTTTGGCTTGGCTGGTTAAACGAGAAAAGGCGGCTTGAGGATTTCATCCAGTTCATGCCTAATCCCACCTTTGTGATGCACAGAAGAGGTCACATCACGGCCTGGAACCGCGCCACCGAGGAGATGACTGGCTGGGAAGCATCCAGGGTTCTCAACAAAGGGGACTATGAGCATGCCATTCCCTACTATGGCATCAGAAGACCCATCCTGTGTAATCTGATTCTAGAGCCAGACCCTTATTGGGAGAGCACGTATCCGGAATTCCATAGAGTGGGGAATGATCTTTACACACTCTCTTTTTGCCCGGCTCTTCCCGAGGGAGGAGCTTATCTGACCACCAAGACTTCCAAAGTCTTCGACGTGACAGGCAGGCTCTGGGGCTCCATACACACGGTCAGAGACGTTACCAGGGAGAGGCAGATAGAAAGGAGCCTCCACAGATCCGAGTCAATGTACAGGGCCATTACGGATTTTGCAGGCATAGGCATGATGCTCCTGCAGCGGGACAGGGTGACCTACTGCAATGAGCAGATGTCCAATTTTTTGGGATCTGCTCAAGGCTTCTCCAGCCTGGAAGAGCTCCTGGGCCGTGTTCATCAAGAGCAAAGGGAGGCCATAAAGCTTGCCATGGAAAGGCTCCTGGAAGGCAAACAGGACTCCTTCAGACTGGAAATCAAGCTGCAAAGGGAAGGCCAAACCAGGCATTGCCAGTGTTTTGCCCAGGTGGTGGAATACGAAGAGCAGCCCACTGTTTGCTTCATCATGGAGGACGTGACAGAACAGAAGGAGTTGGCTCACAAGGCAAGACTCAATGAACTGCGCATGTATCATGAAGATCGCCTCACTGCCCTGGGGGTTATGGCTGCCGGAATAGCCCACGAGTTGAACCAACCCTTGAACACCATCAGGGTCATCACCGATGGATTGCTTTTCGGGCGGGATCAGGGCTGGAGTCTGGAACAAGAGGAGCTGTACGAGAACCTGGAGATGGTCTCAAGGCAGGTAGTGAGGATGTCTGAGGTCATAAGAAACATAAGGGATTTTGCCAGGGAGGATAGATTTCAAACTGAAGATGAGGTTAACCCCAACCAGGCGGTGCAGGGGGTCTTCTCCATGATTGGCCGGCAGCTTGAGGCCCACGGGATAAAGGTTCAAAAGCTTCTGGACAGCTCACTTCCAACTGTGAGAGGAAGGTTGAGCCGTCTGGAGCAGGTGGTCATGAACATGATAGTCAATGCCAGACAGGCCTTGGACGACTGCGGCAAGGAAGACAAAGAACTGCGGGTTCAGACCTTTTCGTCCAACGGATGTATTTGCATCCAGGTGGCAGATAATGCCACGGGTGTGGACCCTGGAATCATGTCCAAGATCTTTGATCCCTTTTTCACCACCAAGGAGGTGGGTAAGGGAACTGGTCTGGGCTTGACCATAAGTCAATCCATAGTGGCCGAGATGGGAGGGACCATGGAGGTCTTCAACAATGAACAAGGTGGAGCCACCTTTGTGGTGAAGCTTCCATTGAAGGGAGAGAGATGTTGA
- a CDS encoding sigma-54 dependent transcriptional regulator, with the protein MLNLLLVDDEPDVRKSLSQFLEKLGHKVVTAASGLDGLREFHCFEFDVVITDIKMPGMDGLELLRRIKEVERSAVDVIVVTGHGDMENAIKALKYGAFDYLQKPINVRELAITLERAEQYRTLRENYSRLKRDFQEMVDQETRNYKGAAEQLREAYLRELGLGDIAVYSESMRKVVELAEKYSLDRSIPVLIQGETGTGKELIARYIHYYAGARSPFVALNCGAISQDLLEAELFGHEPGAYTGATATGRMGKLEAAQGGSIFLDEIGEMDLAAQVKLLRALEQKRFYRVGGIKEIPVDVRIISATNKDLQKEISEGRFRQDLYYRINVGFIRIPPLRERRESIVPLAFNLAQKAFSRRGKRFPGFTREAEEFLCSLNWPGNVRQLKNAMERLAVLGPWEKVDKRELCFLEGEEKEHKAPGEMRFVLGLDEFDLPDGSLDLESLIRLVIGRTMEKFGGNQTRAARYLGISRRVLQGHLKRMQALG; encoded by the coding sequence ATGTTGAATCTCTTGCTGGTGGATGACGAGCCTGATGTAAGGAAGAGCCTGTCGCAGTTTCTGGAAAAGCTGGGGCACAAGGTGGTCACGGCTGCCAGCGGTCTGGATGGTTTGAGGGAGTTCCATTGCTTTGAATTTGACGTTGTCATAACAGACATAAAAATGCCGGGCATGGATGGACTGGAGCTTCTTCGCAGAATAAAGGAGGTGGAGCGCTCGGCCGTGGACGTGATCGTGGTGACAGGCCACGGTGACATGGAAAACGCCATCAAGGCCCTCAAGTACGGAGCCTTTGATTACTTGCAGAAACCCATAAACGTCAGAGAGCTGGCCATCACACTAGAGAGGGCAGAGCAGTATCGGACCCTGAGGGAGAACTACAGCCGTCTGAAACGCGATTTCCAAGAGATGGTGGATCAGGAAACAAGAAATTATAAAGGTGCAGCCGAGCAATTGCGGGAGGCGTACTTAAGGGAACTGGGATTGGGGGATATAGCTGTTTACTCGGAATCCATGAGAAAGGTGGTGGAACTGGCGGAGAAATACAGCTTGGACAGAAGCATCCCTGTATTGATTCAAGGGGAGACGGGCACTGGCAAAGAGCTCATAGCTAGGTACATACACTACTATGCTGGAGCCCGAAGCCCCTTCGTGGCCCTCAACTGCGGAGCCATTTCCCAGGATCTTCTGGAGGCAGAGCTTTTCGGTCACGAACCAGGAGCGTATACCGGGGCTACGGCCACAGGGAGAATGGGAAAGCTGGAGGCGGCCCAGGGGGGCAGTATCTTCTTGGATGAGATAGGTGAGATGGATCTGGCAGCACAGGTGAAGCTCCTAAGAGCCCTGGAACAGAAGCGTTTTTACCGTGTAGGGGGTATAAAGGAGATCCCGGTGGATGTGCGCATCATAAGCGCCACCAACAAGGATCTTCAAAAGGAAATCTCGGAGGGGCGTTTCCGGCAGGACCTCTACTACAGGATAAACGTGGGTTTCATAAGGATTCCTCCCCTCAGGGAGCGAAGAGAAAGCATAGTGCCTTTGGCCTTCAACCTGGCCCAGAAGGCTTTTTCCAGAAGGGGAAAACGATTTCCAGGCTTCACGAGGGAGGCCGAGGAGTTCCTGTGTTCCCTGAACTGGCCCGGCAATGTGAGGCAGTTAAAAAATGCCATGGAACGCCTGGCGGTTCTGGGCCCCTGGGAAAAGGTAGACAAGAGGGAATTGTGCTTCCTGGAGGGCGAGGAAAAGGAGCACAAGGCTCCAGGAGAGATGCGCTTTGTGCTTGGTTTGGATGAGTTCGATCTGCCGGATGGAAGCCTGGATCTGGAATCCTTGATCCGGCTGGTCATAGGCAGGACCATGGAGAAATTCGGTGGGAATCAGACCAGGGCGGCCAGATATCTTGGAATATCCAGACGAGTGCTCCAGGGACATTTGAAAAGAATGCAGGCATTGGGATGA
- a CDS encoding methyltetrahydrofolate cobalamin methyltransferase — protein MVIIIAERINASRKHIAQAIATRNAGFLQNEVKAQVQAGAHYIDVNAGTFVGEEAKHLAWVIQTVQEVTELPLCIDSPDPSVIEAVLPLVRSRPMINSITLEPGRLQGMLPLVSEYSTKVIALCQAEDEIAETAEAKLRMADKLVEKVTAAGVPLEDLFIDPLVYPLATNPVSAVQTLEAIAQIMARFPGVHTTCGLSNVSHGLPNRKLVNRTFLVAAITRGLDSAILDPTDKQIYGALKAAEVVMGKDEFCMEYITAFREGRLE, from the coding sequence ATGGTGATCATCATAGCAGAGCGGATAAACGCCTCCCGCAAGCACATAGCCCAGGCCATAGCAACAAGAAACGCTGGCTTCCTTCAAAACGAGGTCAAGGCGCAGGTGCAGGCAGGGGCTCATTATATAGATGTGAATGCCGGGACCTTTGTGGGGGAAGAAGCCAAGCATCTGGCATGGGTCATCCAGACCGTTCAGGAGGTCACAGAGCTTCCCCTTTGTATAGATAGCCCTGATCCTTCTGTCATAGAGGCGGTCTTGCCCCTTGTACGCTCTAGGCCCATGATCAACTCCATAACCCTTGAGCCAGGTAGGCTCCAGGGCATGCTCCCCCTCGTGTCAGAGTACTCAACCAAGGTCATAGCTCTTTGCCAGGCCGAAGACGAGATAGCCGAGACAGCAGAGGCCAAGCTGAGAATGGCCGACAAGCTTGTGGAGAAGGTTACAGCGGCCGGAGTGCCTTTGGAGGATCTTTTCATTGACCCCCTGGTGTACCCTCTGGCCACCAATCCGGTCTCGGCAGTGCAGACTCTGGAAGCCATTGCTCAGATCATGGCCCGCTTCCCAGGAGTGCACACCACCTGTGGGCTGAGCAATGTGTCCCATGGACTTCCCAACAGAAAGCTGGTGAACCGGACTTTTCTGGTGGCAGCCATCACCAGGGGGCTGGATTCGGCCATATTGGATCCCACGGACAAACAGATTTACGGAGCCTTGAAGGCCGCAGAGGTGGTAATGGGGAAAGATGAGTTTTGCATGGAGTACATCACGGCCTTCAGAGAGGGTCGGCTGGAATGA